Proteins encoded within one genomic window of Odocoileus virginianus isolate 20LAN1187 ecotype Illinois chromosome 2, Ovbor_1.2, whole genome shotgun sequence:
- the GPR45 gene encoding probable G-protein coupled receptor 45 yields the protein MMACNQSSIETYEYLLPNGSHERDSRAPPPPAPLRMSLAVLMMLMVVVGFLGNAVVCIIVYQRPTMRSAINLLLATLAFSDIMLCLCCMPFTAVTLITVHWHFGDSFCRLSAALYWFFVLEGVSILLIVSVDRFLIIAQRQDRLNPRRAKVIIAASWALSFCVSAPALAGWTLVEVPARAPQCVLGFTELPAGRAYVLTLVGAAFFVPFAVMLGAHLGVLHAVRKNAVRVHNQSDRLDLRRLPRACLRRLRRQQQQASLDLSFKTKAFTTILILFVGFSLCWLPHSVYSLLSVFSRRFYCGPSFYATSSCVLGLSYLKSVFNPIVYCWRIKKFREACLELLPPTFQILPKVPERIRRRIQPSTVYACTENQSAV from the coding sequence ATGATGGCCTGTAACCAGTCGTCCATCGAGACCTACGAATACCTGCTGCCCAACGGGAGCCACGAGCGGGACTCCAGGGCGCCCCCACCGCCCGCCCCGCTCAGGATGTCCCTGGCGGTCCTCATGATGCTGATGGTCGTGGTGGGGTTCCTAGGCAACGCGGTGGTCTGCATCATCGTGTACCAGAGGCCGACCATGCGCTCCGCCATCAACCTGCTGCTGGCCACGCTGGCCTTCTCGGACATCATGCTCTGCTTGTGCTGCATGCCCTTCACGGCCGTCACCCTCATCACTGTCCACTGGCACTTCGGGGACTCCTTCTGCCGGCTCTCAGCTGCGCTCTACTGGTTCTTCGTCCTGGAGGGTGTGTCCATCTTGCTCATCGTCAGCGTGGACCGCTTCCTCATCATCGCGCAGCGCCAGGACCGGTTGAATCCCCGCCGGGCCAAAGTGATCATCGCCGCGTCCTGGGCGCTGTCCTTCTGCGTCTCGGCGCCGGCGCTGGCCGGCTGGACGCTGGTGGAGGTGCCTGCGCGGGCCCCGCAGTGCGTGCTGGGCTTCACCGAGCTGCCGGCCGGCCGCGCCTACGTGCTGACTCTGGTGGGCGCCGCCTTCTTCGTTCCCTTCGCGGTGATGCTCGGCGCCCACCTGGGCGTCCTGCACGCGGTGCGCAAGAACGCGGTGCGCGTGCACAACCAGTCCGACCGCCTGGACCTGCGCCGGCTGCCCCGCGCCTGCCTGCGGCGGCtccggcggcagcagcagcaggccagcCTGGACCTGAGTTTCAAGACCAAGGCCTTCACCACCATCTTGATCCTCTTCGTGGGCTTCTCGCTGTGCTGGCTGCCGCACTCGGTGTACAGCCTGCTGTCCGTGTTCAGCCGGCGCTTCTACTGCGGCCCCTCTTTCTACGCCACCAGCTCCTGCGTGCTGGGGCTCAGCTACCTCAAGTCCGTCTTCAACCCCATCGTCTACTGCTGGCGGATCAAGAAGTTCCGCGAGGCCTGTCTGGAGCTGCTGCCCCCCACCTTCCAGATCCTCCCCAAAGTGCCTGAGCGGATCCGGAGGCGAATCCAGCCGAGCACCGTGTACGCGTGCACGGAGAACCAGTCCGCGGTGTAG